One stretch of Clavibacter michiganensis DNA includes these proteins:
- a CDS encoding class E sortase: MSAQDPAPSRRATRRRGRRGDALLGTVGVLGELLLTAGVLIMLFLGWQLWFNDIVVSSGQRDQALENSRSWATAAPDAAATPDPSASPVAPGDPVITQAPSTDATDFGNIYIPRFGPDYVVPVATGVGLSSVLNHGKIGHYRETQMPGQIGNFAVAAHRTTYGKPFNQITDLRVGDAIVVETQDGWYTYRFRTLEYVKPTGVDVLDEVPQAPDAQPGDRILTMTSCNPLFSAAERVIAYSVFESWQPRSDASTPAALAGTSFAKAG, from the coding sequence ATGAGCGCTCAGGACCCCGCCCCATCCCGCCGCGCGACGCGGCGCCGTGGCAGGCGGGGGGATGCGCTGCTCGGCACGGTCGGCGTCCTCGGCGAGCTGCTCCTCACGGCCGGCGTCCTCATCATGCTGTTCCTGGGATGGCAGCTGTGGTTCAACGACATCGTGGTCAGCAGCGGCCAGCGCGACCAGGCCCTGGAGAACAGCCGGAGCTGGGCCACGGCCGCACCGGACGCGGCGGCCACACCCGACCCGTCCGCGTCACCCGTGGCACCGGGGGATCCCGTCATCACCCAGGCGCCCTCCACCGACGCCACGGACTTCGGCAACATCTACATCCCGCGCTTCGGGCCCGACTACGTGGTGCCGGTCGCGACGGGGGTCGGCCTCTCGAGCGTGCTCAACCACGGCAAGATCGGCCACTACCGCGAGACCCAGATGCCCGGCCAGATCGGGAACTTCGCCGTCGCGGCGCACCGCACCACCTACGGCAAGCCCTTCAACCAGATCACCGACCTGCGGGTGGGGGACGCCATCGTGGTCGAGACGCAGGACGGCTGGTACACCTACCGCTTCCGTACACTCGAGTACGTGAAGCCCACCGGAGTCGACGTGCTCGACGAGGTGCCCCAGGCACCGGACGCGCAGCCCGGTGACCGCATCCTCACGATGACCAGCTGCAACCCGCTCTTCTCCGCCGCCGAGCGCGTCATCGCGTACAGCGTCTTCGAGTCCTGGCAGCCGCGCTCGGATGCGTCCACGCCCGCCGCCCTGGCCGGCACGTCGTTCGCGAAGGCGGGCTGA
- a CDS encoding peptidylprolyl isomerase produces the protein MSAHTHVATMTTNHGTIVLNLFGSHAPQTVENFVGLATGEKEWTHPQTGKKSTDPLYDGVVFHRIIKDFMLQGGDPLGQGTGGPGYQFDDEISRDLDFSKPYILAMANAGTQGGRGTNGSQFFITTAPTTWLQGKHTIFGEVADDASKKVVDALNAVPTDGRDRPREDVVIESVTVEKV, from the coding sequence ATGTCTGCGCACACTCACGTCGCCACCATGACGACCAACCACGGCACCATCGTCCTCAACCTCTTCGGGTCCCACGCGCCCCAGACCGTCGAGAACTTCGTCGGCCTCGCCACGGGCGAGAAGGAGTGGACCCACCCCCAGACCGGCAAGAAGTCGACCGACCCTCTGTACGACGGCGTCGTCTTCCACCGCATCATCAAGGACTTCATGCTCCAGGGCGGCGACCCGCTCGGCCAGGGCACGGGCGGCCCGGGCTACCAGTTCGACGACGAGATCAGCCGCGACCTCGACTTCTCGAAGCCGTACATCCTCGCGATGGCGAACGCCGGCACCCAGGGCGGCCGCGGCACGAACGGCTCGCAGTTCTTCATCACCACGGCCCCCACCACCTGGCTCCAGGGGAAGCACACGATCTTCGGCGAGGTCGCCGACGACGCGTCCAAGAAGGTCGTGGACGCGCTCAACGCGGTCCCGACCGACGGCCGCGACCGTCCCCGCGAGGACGTCGTGATCGAGAGCGTCACCGTCGAGAAGGTCTGA
- a CDS encoding DUF3566 domain-containing protein codes for MSSVAEKLAKKSSRATTTKQVRLKLVYVDFWSALKLAFLFSVVLGIITVVATFLIYVVLQTTNVFGTVDQLFQEVSGSADFSLQDVFGLGQVLGFAIVVAVLNIVVGTVLGAVAALLYNLSVRITGGVLVGFTNA; via the coding sequence ATGAGTAGTGTCGCCGAGAAGCTCGCGAAGAAGTCGTCGCGGGCCACCACCACCAAGCAGGTGCGGCTCAAGCTCGTGTACGTCGACTTCTGGTCGGCGCTGAAGCTCGCGTTCCTCTTCTCCGTGGTGCTCGGCATCATCACGGTCGTCGCGACGTTCCTCATCTACGTCGTCCTGCAGACCACGAACGTGTTCGGCACGGTCGACCAGCTGTTCCAGGAGGTCTCCGGATCCGCGGACTTCTCCCTCCAGGACGTCTTCGGCCTGGGCCAGGTGCTCGGGTTCGCGATCGTCGTCGCCGTCCTCAACATCGTCGTCGGCACCGTGCTCGGCGCCGTGGCCGCGCTGCTCTACAACCTGAGCGTGCGCATCACGGGCGGCGTCCTCGTCGGCTTCACCAACGCGTAG
- a CDS encoding cell division protein CrgA, producing MARDKTTRPSRQERVRDEDAPNPVWFKPIMFGFMLVGLAWLIVYYVSLNAFPIPDLGVGNILIGFGLILVGFLMTTRWR from the coding sequence ATGGCCCGCGACAAGACGACGAGACCCTCCCGCCAGGAACGCGTGCGCGACGAGGACGCCCCGAACCCCGTGTGGTTCAAGCCCATCATGTTCGGCTTCATGCTCGTCGGGCTCGCCTGGCTCATCGTCTACTACGTCAGCCTCAACGCCTTCCCCATCCCGGACCTCGGCGTCGGGAACATCCTCATCGGCTTCGGCCTCATCCTGGTCGGCTTCCTCATGACCACCAGGTGGCGCTGA
- a CDS encoding rhomboid family intramembrane serine protease: MTDSPRTAADRCYRHPDRQSFVLCQRCGRTICPECQTPAAVGVICPEDMKEQRRTAPRSRASFVTRMTRSSAPVVTYGIMAVCAVVWILQVLPVVGDYVTTSLWFAPVYGSVASGDYEPWRMLTSAFTHSPASILHIVLNMLSVFVFGRVLEPMLGRGRFLALFLISALGGSLGVELIGAVMGEPLQAVVGASGAIFGLMGGYFVLARKLGGNVGPLLGIIVLNLLLGFVVQGVSWQAHVGGLVTGAVVALVLLRTRDARQRGTQIGSLAGLAVAILVAAAVFPVTL; this comes from the coding sequence ATGACCGACTCACCCCGTACGGCGGCCGACCGCTGCTACCGGCACCCCGACCGGCAGAGCTTCGTGCTGTGCCAGCGATGCGGGCGGACCATCTGCCCCGAGTGCCAGACGCCGGCCGCCGTCGGGGTGATCTGCCCGGAGGACATGAAGGAGCAGCGTCGCACCGCTCCCCGTTCCCGGGCCTCGTTCGTCACTCGGATGACGCGGAGCTCCGCGCCCGTCGTGACGTACGGGATCATGGCGGTCTGCGCCGTCGTCTGGATACTCCAGGTGCTGCCCGTCGTCGGGGACTACGTCACCACGTCGCTGTGGTTCGCGCCCGTCTACGGCAGCGTCGCCTCCGGTGACTACGAGCCGTGGCGGATGCTGACGAGCGCGTTCACGCACTCGCCGGCGAGCATCCTGCACATCGTCCTCAACATGCTGTCGGTCTTCGTCTTCGGCCGCGTCCTCGAGCCCATGCTCGGACGTGGCCGCTTCCTCGCGCTCTTCCTCATCTCCGCGCTCGGCGGATCCCTCGGCGTGGAGCTCATCGGTGCCGTGATGGGCGAGCCCCTGCAGGCCGTGGTCGGCGCCTCGGGCGCGATCTTCGGGCTCATGGGCGGCTACTTCGTCCTCGCCCGCAAGCTCGGCGGCAACGTCGGCCCGCTCCTCGGCATCATCGTGCTCAACCTGCTGCTCGGCTTCGTCGTGCAGGGCGTCTCGTGGCAGGCACACGTCGGCGGTCTGGTGACGGGAGCTGTCGTGGCGCTCGTGCTCCTGCGGACGAGGGACGCCCGCCAGCGTGGCACCCAGATCGGCTCCCTCGCGGGTCTCGCGGTGGCGATCCTCGTCGCGGCGGCCGTCTTCCCCGTCACCCTCTGA
- a CDS encoding anthranilate synthase component II, translated as MTRVLVIDNYDSFVYTLNGYLQQLGAETVVMRNDDHADADMAGVISEYDAVLVSPGPGKPSEAGVSIPTVTAALASGTPLLGVCLGHQAIAEAFGATVTNAEELMHGKTSLVTHDDGDFYLGVPQPFTATRYHSLAVVDGTVPSDLVVTSRTEGGVIMGLRHEAAPIVGVQFHPESVLTEGGYRMLGNWLEGAGLAGARDTASRLSPLVRVT; from the coding sequence GTGACACGCGTCCTCGTCATCGACAACTACGACAGCTTCGTCTACACGCTCAACGGGTACCTGCAGCAGTTGGGCGCCGAGACCGTGGTCATGCGCAACGACGACCACGCTGATGCCGACATGGCCGGGGTCATCTCGGAGTACGACGCGGTGCTCGTGTCCCCCGGGCCGGGCAAGCCGTCGGAGGCGGGCGTCTCGATCCCCACCGTGACGGCGGCCCTCGCGTCCGGCACCCCGCTGCTCGGGGTCTGCCTCGGGCACCAGGCCATCGCCGAGGCGTTCGGCGCCACGGTCACTAACGCCGAGGAGCTCATGCACGGCAAGACCTCGCTGGTCACGCACGACGACGGGGACTTCTACCTCGGTGTGCCGCAGCCGTTCACGGCCACGCGCTATCACTCGCTGGCGGTCGTCGACGGGACGGTGCCGTCCGACCTGGTGGTCACGTCGCGCACCGAGGGCGGGGTGATCATGGGCCTGCGTCACGAGGCGGCGCCCATCGTCGGCGTGCAGTTCCACCCGGAGTCGGTCTTGACCGAGGGCGGCTACCGCATGCTCGGCAACTGGTTGGAGGGCGCCGGTCTCGCCGGGGCTCGCGACACCGCCTCGCGTCTGTCGCCGCTCGTCCGCGTGACCTGA
- the gyrA gene encoding DNA gyrase subunit A produces MADDNTPDDEQGTGATPDDEQAASTDDALPQEGVTPASSAAAASDSLPGAIVDPDATVVVTHDRIEQVDLQLEMQRSFLDYAMSVIVQRALPEVRDGLKPVHRRVIYAMYDGGYRPDRSFFKSARVVGEVMGQFHPHGDSSIYDALVRLVQPWSLRYPLALGQGNFGSAGNDGAAAPRYTETKMAPLAMEMVRDITEDTVDFQDNYDGRTLEPKILPSRFPNLLVNGSVGIAVGMATNIPPHNLREVASGAQWLLAHPDANREELLEALLERIKGPDFPTGAQVLGTKGIIDAYRTGRGSITMRAVVAVEEIQGRVCLVVTELPYQVNPDNLAIKIAELVKDGKLGGVADIRDETSGRTGQRLVIVLKRDAVAKVVLNNLYKHTQLQENFGANMLAIVDGIPRTLALDGFISAWVDHQIDVIVRRTQYRLNEAEARAHILRGYLKALDALDEVIALIRRSETVEVARSGLMKLLDIDELQANAILEMQLRRLAALERQKIQDQAAELEERIAEYKHILATPTVQREIISTELQEITDKYGDDRRTEIMLGFDGDMSMEDLIPEEEMVVTVTRGGYIKRTRIDNYRSQHRGGKGVRGAQLRADDVVEHFFVTTTHHWLLFLTDKGRVYRAKAYELQEAGRDAKGQHVANLLAMQPDEEIQQVLDIRDYQVAQYLVLATRDGLMKKTALTEYDTNRTGGIIAINLRDGDALVSALLVDEDDDLLLVSRKGMSLRFSADNQALRPMGRSTSGVKGMTFRGDDTLLSASVVGEQGYVFVVTEGGFAKRTAADQYRVQNRGGMGIKVAKLQDARGDLAGALIVGEEDEILVVLASGKVVRSVVAEVPAKGRDTMGVVFARFADDDRIISLAKNSERNLVVPEAAPDASDGTAAGKGTPDE; encoded by the coding sequence ATGGCCGACGACAACACTCCGGACGACGAGCAGGGCACGGGGGCGACTCCGGACGACGAGCAGGCGGCGTCCACCGACGACGCCCTGCCACAGGAGGGCGTGACGCCGGCGTCCTCCGCCGCTGCCGCCTCGGACTCGCTGCCCGGTGCGATAGTCGACCCCGACGCCACCGTCGTCGTCACGCACGACCGCATCGAGCAGGTCGACCTCCAGCTCGAGATGCAGCGCTCGTTCCTCGACTACGCGATGAGCGTCATCGTGCAGCGCGCGCTGCCCGAGGTGCGCGACGGCCTCAAGCCCGTGCACCGCCGCGTGATCTACGCCATGTACGACGGCGGATACCGCCCCGACCGCTCCTTCTTCAAGTCGGCCCGCGTGGTCGGCGAGGTCATGGGCCAGTTCCACCCGCACGGCGACTCCTCGATCTACGACGCGCTGGTGCGCCTCGTCCAGCCGTGGAGCCTGCGCTACCCGCTCGCGCTCGGCCAGGGCAACTTCGGCTCCGCCGGCAACGACGGCGCCGCCGCCCCGCGATACACCGAGACCAAGATGGCGCCGCTGGCCATGGAGATGGTCCGGGACATCACCGAGGACACGGTCGACTTCCAGGACAACTACGACGGCCGCACGCTCGAGCCGAAGATCCTCCCGTCGCGCTTCCCGAACCTCCTGGTCAACGGATCCGTCGGCATCGCGGTCGGCATGGCCACCAACATCCCGCCGCACAACCTCCGTGAGGTCGCGTCCGGCGCGCAGTGGTTGCTCGCGCACCCCGACGCGAACCGGGAGGAGCTGCTCGAGGCGCTGCTCGAGCGGATCAAGGGACCCGACTTCCCGACCGGCGCCCAGGTCCTCGGCACCAAGGGCATCATCGACGCGTACCGCACGGGCCGCGGGTCCATCACGATGCGCGCGGTCGTCGCGGTCGAGGAGATCCAGGGCCGCGTGTGCCTCGTGGTCACCGAGCTGCCGTACCAGGTGAACCCCGACAACCTCGCGATCAAGATCGCCGAGCTCGTGAAGGACGGCAAGCTCGGCGGAGTCGCCGACATCCGCGACGAGACCTCGGGCCGCACCGGCCAGCGCCTCGTCATCGTGCTCAAGCGCGACGCGGTGGCGAAGGTCGTGCTGAACAACCTCTACAAGCACACGCAGCTGCAGGAGAACTTCGGCGCGAACATGCTCGCGATCGTCGACGGGATCCCGCGCACGCTCGCGCTCGACGGCTTCATCTCCGCGTGGGTCGACCACCAGATCGACGTCATCGTCCGCCGCACGCAGTACCGGCTCAACGAGGCCGAGGCGCGTGCGCACATCCTGCGCGGATACCTCAAGGCGCTCGATGCGCTCGACGAGGTCATCGCCCTCATCCGCCGGTCCGAGACGGTCGAGGTCGCCCGCAGCGGCCTGATGAAGCTGCTCGACATCGACGAGCTGCAGGCCAACGCCATCCTCGAGATGCAGCTCCGCCGCCTCGCCGCGCTCGAGCGTCAGAAGATCCAGGACCAGGCGGCCGAGCTCGAGGAGCGCATCGCCGAGTACAAGCACATCCTGGCGACGCCCACCGTGCAGCGGGAGATCATCAGCACCGAGCTGCAGGAGATCACCGACAAGTACGGCGACGACCGGCGCACGGAGATCATGCTCGGCTTCGACGGCGACATGAGCATGGAGGACCTCATCCCCGAGGAGGAGATGGTGGTCACGGTCACGCGCGGCGGGTACATCAAGCGCACCCGCATCGACAACTACCGCAGCCAGCACCGCGGCGGCAAGGGCGTGCGCGGCGCGCAGCTCCGGGCCGACGACGTGGTGGAGCACTTCTTCGTCACGACCACGCACCACTGGCTCCTCTTCCTCACGGACAAGGGCCGCGTCTACCGCGCCAAGGCGTACGAGCTGCAGGAGGCCGGCCGCGACGCCAAGGGCCAGCACGTGGCGAACCTGCTCGCCATGCAGCCGGACGAGGAGATCCAGCAGGTCCTCGACATCCGCGACTACCAGGTGGCGCAGTACCTCGTGCTCGCCACACGCGACGGCCTGATGAAGAAGACGGCCCTCACGGAGTACGACACGAACCGCACCGGCGGCATCATCGCGATCAACCTCCGCGACGGCGACGCCCTCGTCTCGGCGCTCCTCGTGGACGAGGACGACGACCTGCTCCTCGTGTCCCGCAAGGGCATGTCGCTGCGGTTCTCCGCCGACAACCAGGCGCTCCGTCCGATGGGTCGATCCACGTCCGGCGTGAAGGGCATGACGTTCCGCGGGGACGACACGCTGCTCAGCGCATCCGTCGTCGGGGAGCAGGGCTACGTGTTCGTGGTGACCGAGGGCGGCTTCGCCAAGCGCACCGCCGCGGACCAGTACCGCGTGCAGAACCGCGGCGGCATGGGCATCAAGGTGGCCAAGCTGCAGGACGCCCGAGGCGACCTCGCGGGTGCGCTCATCGTCGGCGAGGAGGACGAGATCCTCGTCGTGCTCGCCAGCGGCAAGGTGGTACGGTCTGTCGTGGCCGAGGTCCCGGCGAAGGGCCGCGACACCATGGGTGTCGTGTTCGCCCGGTTCGCGGACGACGACAGGATCATCTCACTGGCCAAGAACTCCGAACGCAACCTGGTGGTCCCCGAAGCTGCGCCCGACGCGTCCGACGGTACCGCTGCTGGAAAGGGAACACCTGATGAGTAG
- the pknB gene encoding Stk1 family PASTA domain-containing Ser/Thr kinase, translated as MTDTRVLGGRYEVGALLGRGGMADVFEGVDSRLGRRVAVKVLRRGLAEDPAFRSRFRQEAQAAARMSHPTIVRVFDAGEDVVTDQDGASHTVPFIVMERVEGRLLKDVITDGPLDPDEAVRIMGQVLTALEYSHRAGVVHRDVKPGNIMVTPTGQVKVMDFGIARAVSDTSATIAQTTAILGTARYFSPEQAKGESVDARTDLYSAGVVLFEMLTGQAPFRADTAVAVAYQHVSETPVAPSSLQDAVSSQLDQVVLQAMAKDRYARFQTAGDFRTDLDRAAAGTLAPREAPTNDVGATLFGAPAGPSSSQQALRQLGVDDDRTVRTQSRPPVPWIWAGVTVVVVILIAVVIWVTSLSSIAPPDISPTVPDVTGSTYSSAAAALEEADLVPLEREEASTTVAEGVVLRTNPDPGENVAAKTEIDVFVSSGPPEVQVPNVMNMDEGTATAALEAAGLKVGEVVRQSSPTVPDGVVMQTEPGSSQQVDQDSTVKLVLSNGKVALPDVLGQPLVDAQKLLEASDLVVTTRRDPSCGRADGSPVSQQSVPPGDVAQRSTVALTYCTGTVRSTPAPTTGTPTPDPARG; from the coding sequence GTGACCGACACCCGTGTGCTGGGCGGCCGCTACGAGGTCGGGGCGCTGCTGGGTCGCGGGGGCATGGCCGACGTCTTCGAGGGCGTCGACTCGCGTCTCGGTCGTCGCGTCGCCGTCAAGGTGCTCCGCCGCGGCCTCGCCGAGGATCCCGCCTTCCGCAGCCGCTTCCGCCAGGAGGCCCAGGCGGCCGCGCGCATGTCGCACCCCACCATCGTGCGGGTCTTCGACGCGGGCGAGGACGTCGTCACCGACCAGGACGGCGCGTCGCACACGGTCCCCTTCATCGTCATGGAGCGGGTCGAGGGCCGCCTCCTCAAGGACGTGATCACCGACGGCCCGCTCGATCCGGACGAGGCCGTCCGCATCATGGGCCAGGTGCTCACCGCGCTCGAGTACTCGCACCGCGCCGGCGTCGTCCACCGCGACGTCAAGCCGGGCAACATCATGGTCACGCCCACCGGCCAGGTGAAGGTCATGGACTTCGGCATCGCCCGCGCCGTGTCCGACACCTCCGCCACCATCGCGCAGACCACCGCCATCCTCGGCACCGCCCGCTACTTCTCCCCCGAGCAGGCCAAGGGCGAGTCCGTGGACGCGCGCACCGACCTCTACTCCGCCGGCGTGGTCCTCTTCGAGATGCTCACCGGCCAGGCGCCGTTCCGGGCCGACACGGCTGTCGCCGTCGCCTACCAGCACGTCAGCGAGACGCCCGTCGCCCCGAGCTCCCTCCAGGACGCGGTCTCGTCGCAGCTCGACCAGGTCGTGCTGCAGGCCATGGCGAAGGACCGCTACGCGCGCTTCCAGACGGCGGGCGACTTCCGCACCGACCTCGATCGCGCCGCCGCGGGCACGCTCGCTCCGCGCGAGGCGCCGACCAACGACGTGGGGGCGACGCTCTTCGGCGCGCCCGCCGGCCCCTCCTCCTCCCAGCAGGCGCTGCGTCAGCTCGGCGTCGACGACGACCGCACCGTCCGCACCCAGAGCCGCCCGCCGGTGCCGTGGATCTGGGCCGGCGTCACCGTGGTGGTCGTGATCCTCATCGCCGTCGTCATCTGGGTCACCAGCCTCAGCTCCATCGCGCCACCCGACATCAGCCCCACCGTCCCCGACGTGACGGGCTCGACCTACTCGAGCGCGGCCGCGGCCCTCGAGGAGGCGGACCTCGTCCCCCTCGAACGCGAGGAGGCCAGCACCACGGTCGCCGAGGGCGTCGTCCTGCGCACCAACCCGGACCCGGGCGAGAACGTGGCCGCCAAGACCGAGATCGACGTGTTCGTCTCCTCCGGCCCGCCTGAGGTCCAGGTCCCGAACGTCATGAACATGGACGAGGGCACCGCCACCGCCGCCCTCGAGGCGGCGGGGCTCAAGGTGGGCGAGGTGGTGCGCCAGTCGTCGCCGACGGTCCCCGACGGCGTGGTCATGCAGACGGAGCCGGGATCCTCCCAGCAGGTCGACCAGGACTCGACGGTCAAGCTCGTCCTGTCCAACGGCAAGGTCGCCCTGCCCGACGTGCTCGGTCAGCCGCTCGTGGATGCGCAGAAGCTCCTCGAGGCATCGGATCTGGTCGTGACGACCCGCCGCGACCCCTCCTGCGGTCGAGCCGACGGATCCCCGGTGAGCCAGCAGTCGGTGCCGCCGGGTGACGTCGCGCAGCGCTCGACGGTCGCCCTCACGTACTGCACGGGCACGGTGCGCAGCACGCCGGCACCCACGACGGGCACGCCGACCCCGGATCCCGCACGCGGCTGA